From the Ammospiza caudacuta isolate bAmmCau1 chromosome 1, bAmmCau1.pri, whole genome shotgun sequence genome, the window GACAGAAACAGGAATAGTAACACAGAACTTAGGACCTGGAACTAAAGGACATACTGTGGTGTTAAAGATGTGCTTTAGAAACAGGAGTCAGTAGCCACTGAGGAAGTCATCACGCTGTGATTGCTCAGAACAGCTGGTCAGATCCACAATATAACATGAAAGTGATCCAAGAGGCATCAAATATGAAGAAGTTTTGGTTTCAAAGGGTTTACTAACTTCTCCACAAGGCTAATGTGGCAAAGTGGCAGCTGCAGTTTACTGCATGGAAGTTAGGAGGTTGCAGtagcagggctgtgcagggccataGAGTTTGTAATATCATTCACAGAAGGCCCAGAAGTTTTGTTTAAGAGAATATCGTATTAGTAGATTACAGCAAGTCTATTAAACTTATCTTTCACCTAAATGCATGCCAGAGGTTCCTACTTCATGAAAATGGGGCTTGTGCATGGCCTTGCACGCCAGTCTACAAAATGTGGTTGTAAATGTGGAATATAGTTTGCTCTATTTTTCCCCTAGGAAATGATATAaaacagaaaagtattttttcccctgcagcaaTCACTTAAAAACAGCAACTGTATGTAAATTAATGTGCACGAATGTGAAACGATTGCACATCCGACATTCCTGCCTCTGTACACAGTGAAATCCTCAGCAACAGATCTTCCAGATCAAGGGAAGCAGTATTTCCTACAGGTTTAAAACTGAGGAGGAGATAATATTAACATTTATTAGGGTTGTGGTCAAGCATTGAATTTTTAGGCAAATAAAATTAGGTATTATGGGAGATGCAGAAGGTGGGTTTGAGTATGGTACCTATATCCCctggaaaaattaataaatattaatacttGTCATTTTTAAGCATTATGACCTCAGGTTTTTAGTTTATGTAAGAAAGACATAtgtttaaaaatactatttcaaTAATTATGACTGCTGGAAGCTGTTTCTGAGAGCATCCAGCAGTCACTTCATCCTATCAATAGCCCCTTACCACACTGACACAAGTGTATTTCCTTTTTGAGAATTCCTTACTGTTCAGAGAAATAACTGATTCTCATACACTCTTGGGAAATGTTCCTGGTGTGAGGGAGAGCCAATCCCTTTGTTCTGGCAGGAACAAATGCTTATGTTAATACCTAGGAAttattcctcatttttcctacaaaaaaagggcaaaagCAGCAACACACCTTTGATACAGAAAATGGAGTTTGTTACTCTTAAAAATCTTTTGTATATAAAGGAAATTTCTTTTCCAATGAAAAATCTACCATTTCTTGTGTACTGGCATGTACAGCAAGTCATTGGTGCTACTTAAATATAGCACTAATTAATCAAAATTAATAATAGTGCAATtgtaaaggaaaggaaatttaaaaaccCTCTCAGGCAATCTGGTAATGGCTTGCAGAGCCATTAAAATGAAACAAGTTTTCAAGATCagctggggtttttgggggctGGGAGCAAGATGAAGTCTATGCTTCATTGAACAAACCAAGAGACAACTCTGACCTGGTGGGAACAGGTGACCACTCTGAACTGAATCAGTGCCCTTCTCTGAGGTTAAGCACTAATTCAAGACCTTTATTTAAGTCATGCAGGACCCTGACAGTTCAGTGGGCAGGTATCTCCAGCATACAACACAGAAAGCCGCACGCCAATATAAACTTACTTTTCAGTGAGAGCTTCACTGATTGAAAGGGTTGTAGCAAATaagtttggattttggggtgtctcctctctccctgtctctggCTTATCTCCTTGCCTCCTCCAGCCCCCTCCCTTGTCTCCCTGGGCAAATGGTTCTTTTGTTGTGATTTTTCATGATCATGACACTTTTTCAAATGCTGTTTGCAATTCAATATATaactttttaaacaaacaatGCAACCATGAaaactttctttaaaatttgCTGCTAACtacatttgtttcctctgaaaGTCAGTTGTTGGCAGGAATGATTTATTAAACTTTAGGGATATCTAATTTTCCCCTTTCAATCAGAAAACATTTAATAGCAATCATTTCACTCCCAAAAGCTGTACAAGGATCGACAACTTTATGGGAGGTCTGGAGTTCTGTAACCTTAACAAAGAGAAATCAGTGTGACATTCATCTGTTGGCATGTTAGTGCAGTGATACATTCCTTCAAAGGTTTTGCATGTAGCCTTTGTGTTATCTGTAAATCATTTAATTGGAACTGTTaattaagagaaaaacaaggatgtGGAAAAGGTGTATGGTATCTCTCTAAATTTAGTGTACTATGTAATATATACTATTAACTGCTATTAAATAAGAAATCCAGCCTCCCAGCCTATCAGTTCCCTTATTTACATTCAGCATTTTTACAATCTCTGTTCTGGTGCAACTTTGTATACTTGTCCCTGGTACAAGCTTCATTTGTGCCCTATCTGAATCAAAACCCTTTCACCATTTTTAAGTGGTGGAGAAAAATACATGGCTTGAAAATAAAACTGGTTTTCCTTCTGCCCTTGTGGAGGGAGTGACTTAAAAAGAACTGGACATTTACATTTCCAATTTACAGCCGACTTTGCTCTTTGTAGCCTGGCACATGTGCAGTAGAATATTTATTAAGTTATGAATTGCCCTATTATCCCAGGTGCCCTGCAAAGGCAAATGCAatcacctccctgctctgctgaacACTTGGGCTATTGAACTTCGGGCTGGGTCGACAGCAGAACTCAGCCTCGTGCTCAgagagctccagggctgggtggTGCTGCCTCCACTGTCAAATTGTCCCAGGGCATCCCTAGCTGCTGGCAGACTGGGATAGATGCCAGTAAACTTTTTTGTTCCATTTACCTTCTTTAACTTTAACTTTTCTTTGACAGGCAGACAAATATTTGGCAGCCTGGGTTAACTGAAGCATGGAAAGAGCCTCTTTGAGCACTGCATGAAGGTATTTGCAGCAGATAAATAGCTAGAACAAAGTAAAAGAATATTCCACATacagttaattttaaaaaaaaacaatttcctATCCCTATTTTCATCTTAGTTGTAGCTGATGAAATTATGTACACAGATACTAACACTGCAAAAAATTGATACACGAGTCAAATAGTAAGCATGCATTTAAGTCCCATTGAATTTACAAATGTTTGTGGTGTATTGTGTGAaacagtttttgtttttcttatcaTACCACAGAGTACAGAAGCAACCCATACTTCTTCAGACTTATGTTTTCATGCTTCCCATCCTACCTTCTGAATTGATTATGTGCCTCCTTCCAAGCTATGTagtatttttattgtttgaaaATAGTGATGTTATCACTTTCTTCCTGGATTGAGATAAAGcataatacaaaaataaaataaagtagaaTGAGGAGCAAACAACATAAAGAACATAGCATCAAGCATTGTATCTTATGCTAACTTCTTTTAAAACCTATAATGAAATGCCTCTTGATATTTCTACTTGGGATCCAAATACTCTTTAGCAATAACTATAGTAATTGAAGATTAATACGGAATTTATAGGCTttgatgatttttcttttccttttttctcatttttcctagAAACTGTTTATTATAATTGCATTGTTCCCATGCTTCGAACAAtcttttcttgtctttcttgTAATCATTTGACTGCTAAAAGAATTGTTGCATTTTGCAAGACTCAGGATAGCATGTAGAACTTGCTTTCCACTGTAAGgcatgaaaaaaaagtaattttgaccTAAAGTGATTCCAGCACTAATTAGTATTGGCTCTTATCTGGGGATTCAGTTTGAATTAGGTACAATTACATAAAATCATTTATACATTAAGTGCATCCTGTCAAGCTTTATACATGAGCCCATTTGAGGAAGGAGATGCATCAGAGGAGATTGGGATGGTGAATGacatttttttataaatagaagaaaaaaaggccAGAATCAGAACTTTTAACTTATGCTTTCCCTTAGTGGACAACACTCTGTATAACCAAGAAAGCACAAAATACAACACTCTAAATGGATAATGTGTCCAGGACTACTGCTGTTGGTTAGTATCCATGAGAATGCAAGCTCTTTCCAGTATCTTCTTTATATGTACTTTCCAAAATTAGGAAATGCAATCAGGTCTGGTAGTTAGGTACGGGGAGACTAATGAGAAGGAGCTGAGGTTTCCATGCAGGCTGTGGCTACCACAGACTGCTATGAGGCAGGAGCTAACCCACCCAGTTTTGAAGAGTTAGCTctcagtgctgcagtgctggaagtTTGAAAGGCAGCTTGTGCTGCTTAGGGacagaaaacataaaacaaaaagcTCACCTTGAGAAGCTGGCTACTGTGACATGGCATCCCAGGGTCCCAGAAACAGCACATAGTATattaaaagcaaaacccaaaacaaacaaactaactaactaaactaaactaaacacCAGAATAGCTGAGTTtccaaggaaaataattatatcAAGCTGTGAAATTTGGTTAATAGTAAGATGGATTCTTAAGATCTAATCTGATCTTAATAGAAAGACCTGACCTTTACATTTACCAGCTGGGAAAAATAAGGCTTTGTTCCTTCCCCAGAACACAGTCAAGATGAGTAGGGATTCTTATTTGAGGAGGAGATTCTTATTTGGAGAGTCTTATTTTATGTTCTTAGCATCAGATAGCCTTGAATAGAGTATACCTGGCTGTCAAAGACATTCCAATACCACCATTCCCAGACTTACACTTGCATTATCTGAATCTCTGCAGTACTTCAATAAATCTCCTGTTAAGGCTGATCAAACTTCTGGCAATCAGTTCCAGAAACAAAGAGAATAAATAAACTAGGTACAAGTAGCCCTTAAGGGTTATGACTTAGAACCATGTCTTGCTAACCATCTGGAGCTCTGTTGCATACCTATGTATGGgcaaggagagagaaaggaCAAAACCAGTTtatagaaagggaaaaatctggATGAACAGAATCCCCTTAGTTGTGACACAATTGTCTGCAACTGCTCTGCTAGCATCAAGTGCCTTCTACTGACACTTTTTTGGGAGTATGCAAGTGTGACAAAGTTAATAGCAAAGGGCAGCTACACTCATTAGCTCATTCCAGCTTTAGAAGCATGACAGGACCTTTTCTGAAGCTGGGTCcagatgaagaaaacaaaaaggaaaaaagtctggTGGATTACATATAAAAATGGAGGGAGAAAAAATCCTTCAGGGAACTAACAGAAACTCcaaaatttcttattttcagaATATCAAGAACAAGAAATCTGCCAAGACTCACTGGCTGATCTATTTATGtcaggtttttaaaagaaaagcaaaacaaacaaagccccGAAAACAAGATCAAGACTATCCCCACCTAAACATTTTAACCCCCCAAGACAACAAAGCCATTGCAAAGAAGCAGAGTTGTCTTGCATGTACATTGTCctgaaggaaacacaaaatAGACTCAAGCTAGAAGGATTTTTGTAGAACTCAGGAGATGTCTGAAATTCAAACATCTATGAATGTTATTATTGAGGAAAGAGACGCGCCAGGGGAGATTGGGATGGTGAATgcaattttttataaaataaaaggaaaaaaggccagAATCAGACCTTTTAACTCATGCTTTTTATAATTGGAGAACTTCTGTGGTTAGAAGTGATCTCTGAAGACTGTCTAGTCCAATCCCTTCCAAAACAGGGTCAACTAGAGCTGCTGGTTCTGTACCATGTCAAGTTGGGCTCTGAGTATCTCCAAGGATGAAGACTCCTTAACCcttctgagcaacctgctccagtgtctgACCATTTTCAcagtaaaaatgttttctcttgcATTTAAACAGTGTTTCCTGTCCTTCTGTTTGTGTCTATTACATCTAGTCCTGCgactgagcagcactgagaagACACTGGCTCCATCTTTATTGGATGATAAATACTGCCTCCTATCAGTATTCTACAAACTGGTAAGATccccctgagccttctttttTGAGATGCAGTGCTCCCATCTCTCAGTTTCTGTGATCAACTTAATGGTCCTTTCTGCATTCCTGGTCCAGTACCTCCGTGACATTCTTGTTCCGGCAGAGCCCTGACACATTGCCCCGCATGAGTCTCACCGGGGCTGAGTGAGGAGATTATTATCTCCGATAATCTCCCGTAGCCGTGctgaggagctggcagcagcctccGGAGCGCGCCCCGGTGCTGTGGGCCGCCTCTGCCGCAAGGGTGCATTGCTCGCTCATGTTCTGCTCCGTGGCTGCCCGCAGCTCCAGCTCCGTCCGcagagctccttcccagccctcgGCCCCGGCCGCGTCCTGCTGCACGGCCAGACGCTGCGTTCCCTGCGCTGGTTGCCATCAGCAGATTTCTGCAGCTTGGTGATGTCTCTGAACACCAGCACAACCACCAAGGTATTGCCTGCTCCGTCCGATTCTGTATCGCCTGCAAACTTGCAGGGGGTGCTCCATCCCACCGTCCAAGCCCTCCATGCAGATGTTAGCCAGCCCAGTGCTGATCTCTGGGATTCGCCACTAATGACTGTGACAGAGGTCTCCCGCTGGACCTCATGTCACTGATCACAACCCTTTGAGCCCAGTAGCTCAgctaattttcagttttcactATTTAGTCAGTACTTCATCAACTTCTCAGTTTTCACTATTTAGTCAGTACTTCTGAGGATGTAATGGCAAACAGTGCTAAAAACCTCCCTAAGGTCAAGATGAGCAACCactcctgccctccagcagccaGTAATCTCATGGTAAAAGGCTACTAAGTTGGTCAAGCATGATTTCTTCTTTATAAATCCCTGATGACTACTCCAAATCATTTTTTGTCCTTCATACGTTCGGCAATGATTTCCAGAGTTATTTTTTCCACAAGTTTTCCAGGGGTTTAGATGACTGGCTGTAAGTTTTCCAGATCCTCCTTCTTGGCCATCTTGCAGACAGGAGttacatttgttttctttcagaccTCAGAATTCTCTCCTGAGCACCATGACCTTCTAAAGACAGCCTAGAGTTGCCTAGCAATGACATTGGCAATCTCCCTCAGCATTTGTGAATGCATCCCATCAGGACCAATGAACTTCTGTACACCTTGTTTGTTTCAGTGTTCCCTAACCTGATCCTTCTTCATCAATAGTAAATCTTCTTTGCTTCAGACCCCACACTGGTCTGGTCTCTCAACTCTtgcatatttattatttatgctTGAGTTTAATCAGAAGCTCCTTGTTTATCCTTGGAGGCATCCTGTCACCTTTACCTGATTTCCTGCTCATGGGGTTGGACCAATCTTGAGCTTGGAGAAGGCAATCCTTGAAAATCAACCAGTTGTTGCTGGCCCTTCTTCTCTCCAGGTTCATATCCTGGAGGggaagtctttaaaaaaatcaatttcctAATTCCATGAGTGACATCTGTACAAGATACATTAGCAGATTCTATATTAAAGGAAATAACAGATACATCAAGATGATTTGTTTAGAAGGAACCAGTATTGCTTTCATTGGAAGAATTGCACTTCACAGTTGTGTTGGATTGTATTGGAATTCtttgggagcagtgacagcatGTTGATAAGGCACTGATTGATATGTTCCCTCAGGGTTTCCAAAggtatttaaaaaatccttcacTACAAACTTTTGAAAGGTACTAAGCAGCCACATTTAGGAGAGAAATCCCGGGGCTGGGTAAGTCAAAGATGGGCACAGGGGGTAAAACTGCCAGCAGGAGAAAGTGCCCACCAGTGTTTCAGGGGATcctctgctgcccagcacatCCACAAATGAAGTGCAGGATGGAGAGccagaatataaataaaaatgctgatGGTGGAGTTATTTAATTGCAAGGACCAACTACAAACTGGCAGAAAGAAATTCAAGGTATATTAGTGTAAAGTGAGGCAAACAGGCAAACTTACCATCTCACATAGAACCAAGGATTCTGAGCTGTTAGGCTAGAGATATTTCTTGATTAGTATCAACTCAGAGCTCATTAGCaatcaaaaaacaaaactaaccTTTGAAGTTAATAAAACAGAGACCATCATTATGGCAGCAGAGTATGGTGTGCCTACATCTTGAGTGCTGTGCAGAGTTCTCTCTCACACTATCAAAAGAGAACCCCATAAAATTGACAGAAACATCTGCAGAGCTGATTATACTTCAAGAGTAGACCTTGGCCCTTCAGTATCCTTCTGTCAAGTACAACAGAGAATTTGAAGGGTGCTTGATTTTTCACAGAGGCTCAAGTAGCACTTGTTGATGCTAAAGTatcattaaggaaaaaaatcacaggttTCTAGCAGTATAAGCAGCAAGCTTCCTAGATTGGCAAAATAAACACAACACAAGCATTTAGGAACTActagaaaaaattaattcaattctttattcttttcaaagctgcagaaacatttttattgcttGATATTGAGGTAAGGCACGTCAATGGCTTTATCTAAAAATTTATCTTGCATGCCCTCAGCTAATCATTTCAAAAGGTAACTGACTTATTATCATAACTTCTATAAAACAACTTCTTTATTAAATAAGTTACacaatacacacacacaaaaagttCTGGTTCTATAGCATAATTATTTTGACAGAGAAACACAGGAAACTTTTCCCAGAATTTACTTCAGGGCTTTTTATTCCAGACAGCATTTTCTATTTCCACTTAAGGAGGACAGAAGACCAAGAAATAGTTAAGCTCAGATATGCTTTATAAACCATTAATTTCAATTACCAACCCAAATACCATAAAGACCTACAGAATCATCTCAAATTCACATAGTTGCTCATTTCCAGGATTTCACGGGGCTAAGAACAGATGTGTGTCAGAAATCAGGAAACTGGCTccattcctttgggattttttttttccagaatggaagcaggggggagggagggtaaagaagaaaaacaatttgaCTGAAACATCACTCTTTCTCCTGTCTTAAAAAGCAGCAGAGGCTTTGAGCAGAAATGGCAACATCAGCtacaggaggcagctccagatAAGGGTGCAGATGTACAATTATCAGTTCTGATAAGTCAGGGATGAGAGCTTTTTGTCTTAGCGTTGCCTACAGCACTTCCTTTCCCAGACACACTACAACCAGATTAGGAAAGATAGCAGATAAGACATAACAGTGCACAGGATAGTTCAATAGTGTATGCTTTGAGCACCAGCAGAGGAACATTATTACTGCTGCAAGCAAACTTCCTTTTCAGTACTTCCAGTATCTTGTCCAACACTGAGCCATGTGTTATAAAGCAAAGTAATCCTCACTTTACCATTCTTCCCCCcacctttttttaaactctatTCTGCACAAAATCTTCTTATAATGCTTCAAAATTTACAGTGTTCCAACTAGCAAGTTGCTACTGACACACCTGGTAGCAGGGAAGTCTTATAAAAGGACAAGTTGTTAATGCAACTTCTTACTCTTAGTAGCCTTAGACTGACAAAAAGGTTCTTTATTTCAAGGAGTATGTGAGTAGTTCACATTTTCCATATCAGAAGCAGCATACTTACTGAAATTAGGTACATCTAAGAACAAGTTAAATAGACCACTGACaccctgtatttatttttctgtattaacTGATTTGTAATACATACTCATTCCTTGGTTAGTGAAGAGGAAAAGCTGAAGTGCACTACCCTAGCTGGTGTCAAGAACTACTCatatttgacattttaaaaataccaaaaggTATTATGTATAAAGAACCTGGCAAAAGCAGACCCTTGTTTTTACTTCACTTAATTACAACCAACAATTTTTCTGCACATCACAGTTCCTAGTGAGCAAGGCAGCACACAACACATCAACCAGAAAAAACCATGTCTGCCAACATCATCTTTGCCACTATCCCCTTCCAGGGTAAAACCCCACAGTTTCATtaaatctctttatttttaattttcctatatCAAAACAGTTCGgggtatttttttccagtataaaaaacagcaacaaaactttTAGATCACACAGTGGCAGAATTAATTATGTTCAGAGGAAGgccagagagaaagaaaagtcaACAGAAGGAATATAAAGAGTGCTGAGTTTTCCTAGAGGCGCTGCCTGAGGGCCCtgaggctggggagcagctggtcTGCGCGCAGACGCTCCTCTGCGTTggccttccagcagcagctgatgatGCTGTGCAGGGCCCGGCCCACGGGGGACTCGTGGAACTCCGGGGCAGCCAGCGACGGGCGCAGGGTGTAGGCGACCACGGCGTAGAGCACGTGCTGCCGCTCGCCCAGGTACGGCTGCTCCCGCGTCACCATCTGCCACAGGGTGATGGCAAACGAGTAGATGTCTGCCTTGGCAGTGACCCTCTCCCCCTTGAGGAGCTCAGGGGCACGGTGGGTGTACGTGCCCCCTTGCTGGCAAGCGCGGGCGCTCTGGGACGAGCCCTTCTCCAGTTTCTGGGAGCACCCAAAGTCTCCAATCTTGCAGACTCCCTGCTCAGTGATGAAAACATTTGCAGGCTTCAGGTCCAAGTGTACAATGTCCTGTGAGTGCAGAAAGGCTAAGCCTGTCGTGATGTCACAAGAATAGCACACAGTCTCTTCCATGCTCAGGGCCTTCCCTCCACA encodes:
- the MOS gene encoding proto-oncogene serine/threonine-protein kinase mos, which codes for MPSPIPLNCFLSFEYSPSANLRPCSSPLVIPGKDSKSFLGGASSARTRRLPSRLSWCSIDWEQLCLLQPLGSGGFGSVYKATYHGATVAVKQVKKSSKNRLASRQSFWAELNVAQLQHNNVVRVVAASTCAPASDNSLGTIIMEYVGNITLHHVIYGTGDAWRQGEDEEEGCGGKALSMEETVCYSCDITTGLAFLHSQDIVHLDLKPANVFITEQGVCKIGDFGCSQKLEKGSSQSARACQQGGTYTHRAPELLKGERVTAKADIYSFAITLWQMVTREQPYLGERQHVLYAVVAYTLRPSLAAPEFHESPVGRALHSIISCCWKANAEERLRADQLLPSLRALRQRL